Proteins co-encoded in one Epinephelus moara isolate mb chromosome 13, YSFRI_EMoa_1.0, whole genome shotgun sequence genomic window:
- the LOC126399566 gene encoding NACHT, LRR and PYD domains-containing protein 3-like isoform X2 — MRMLLIKQTWSLKAAVHHFQPSYSAQSGGSVVAPTIIGCRIGGNVNIIVSGQGSVASSEEIVDTTDCCGTLQPQNDKIAECQVKLKATLKRNFSHLPEGMTTESNRIPLDKIYTELYITKGGSGEVNKEHEVRQIETTSRTHEAQEKSVHCNQLFVPQQGREHPVRTVITRGVAGIGKTVLVNKFTLDWAEEITNTNLEFVFPLSFRELNLMRKRILSLVDLLSALFPETKDSGIFINDKKMLFILDGLDESRLSLDFQKNEIMSDVTQPTTIAVLLTNLIRGRLLPFAHVWITSRPVASSQIPQENINLVTEVRGFNNPQKDEYFRRKISDERLANRMIAHVKSCRSLHIMCHIPVFCWMAASVLERKLQTTDSKDTPKTLTQMYIQFVTLYVENMKKRLPGRRESNAECIRDNLISLGKLAFKELEKGHLIFYESDLILNGIKVTQASMFSGVYTQIFNEERILCEEKMFSFVHLSVQEFFAALYVYLTFHNDNINVLVKKSSASRRFLSRDPSELILYKEAVEKALRCENGHFDIFLRFLLGLSLESNQTLLKHLMTSNKTNQRTRTEIIKHIKEKIRASPFPDRCLNLFHCLNELNDHSLVEEIQSYLCSGSLNKAKLSPAQWASLVFVLLTSEEEISMFELSNYTRTEEGLRRLLPVVKTARVANLNACNLTVNCCEILANCINSSQVRELDLGNNNLTDAGIKLLSGGLKNSKLETLRLKSCSLTELSSNDLASLISSASSELKVLDLSDNDFLDTGVQKLSGGLGSPHCKLDILILSLCRVTEEGCTFLASALNSSRLRELDLSYNHPGHSGLQLLSALQEDPQCSLQKLSVEQCGESRIQPGPKKYTSKLTLDPNTAHRDLSLSEGNRKATRWTEQSYPDHPDRFDFWRQVLCREGLTGRCYWETEWNGRVFIGVAYRRMCRKGEGHDSWLGQNDSSWGLNCTKDGYNIWHKGMNTALKIAPNSYKVGVYLDWTAGRLSFYRVSCGTLTLLYTFQTTFTEPVYPGFWLGWVDSTVYLC; from the exons ATGAGAATGTTGCTGATAAAACAAACTTGGTCGCTCAAG GCTGCGGTTCATCATTTCCAACCCAGCTACAGCGCTCAGAGTGGAGGCAGTGTGGTCGCTCCCACCATTATTGGTTGTAGAATTGGTGGTAATGTCAACATCATCGTCTCAGGCCAAG GGTCAGTTGCTTCCTCAGAAGAAATAGTGGACACTACAGACTGCTGTGGCACTCTGCAGCCCCAAA ATGATAAGATTGCGGAATGTCAAGTGAAACTGAAAGCCACTCTGAAAAGGAACTTCAGCCACTTGCCCGAAGGGATGACAACTGAATCAAACAGGATACCTCTCGATAAGATCTACACAGAGCTCTACATCACCAAGGGAGGAAGTGGCGAAGTCAACAAGGAGCATGAGGTGAGACAGATTGAGACGACATCCAGGACACATGAGGCCCAAGAGAAATCAGTCCACTGCAATCAACTCTTCGTTCCACAACAAGGCAGAGAACATCCCGTAAGAACTGTGATCACGAGGGGAGTCGCTGGCATTGGAAAAACCGTATTGGTCAATAAATTCACTCTGGACTGGGCTGAGGAGATAACAAACACAAACCTGGAATTTGtattccctctctcttttcgAGAGTTGAATCTGATGAGAAAGAGAATCTTAAGTCTGGTGGATCTTCTCAGCGCCCTTTTCCCTGAAACAAAAGATTCAGGAATCTTTATTAATGATAAAAAGATGCTCTTCATCCTGGATGGTCTGGACGAGAGCCGCTTGTCTTTGGACTTCCAAAAAAACGAAATAATGTCCGATGTGACGCAGCCCACCACGATTGCGGTGCTTCTGACCAACCTCATCAGGGGAAGACTGCTTCCTTTTGCTCATGTTTGGATAACATCTCGTCCAGTAGCCTCCAGTCAGATCCCTCAAGAGAACATTAATCTGGTGACAGAGGTACGAGGGTTCAACAACCCCCAGAAAGATGAGTACTTCAGGAGGAAAATCAGCGACGAGCGCTTAGCAAACAGGATGATCGCACACGTGAAATCCTGCAGGAGTCTTCACATCATGTGCCACATACCAGTCTTCTGCTGGATGGCAGCAAGTGTTCTTGAGAGGAAGTTACAGACAACGGACAGTAAAGACACACCAAAGACCCTCACGCAGATGTACATACAGTTTGTGACCTTGTACGTGGAGAACATGAAGAAGAGGCTGCCTGGAAGAAGAGAGTCAAACGCCGAGTGCATAAGAGATAACCTCATCTCGTTGGGTAAACTGGCCTTCAAAGAGCTCGAGAAGGGCCACTTGATCTTCTATGAGAGCGACCTCATCCTGAATGGTATAAAAGTCACACAGGCGTCCATGTTCTCAGGAGTCTACACACAGATCTTCAATGAAGAGCGGATACTGTGCGAAGAGAAGATGTTCTCCTTTGTGCATCTAAGCGTCCAGGAATTCTTTGCTGCGTTGTACGTCTACCTCACATTCCACAACGACAACATCAACGTCCTGGTCAAGAAGTCCTCCGCTTCAAGACGTTTCCTGTCAAGAGATCCATCGGAGCTCATCCTCTACAAGGAAGCGGTAGAAAAGGCTTTGCGGTGCGAAAATGGACACTTTGACATCTTTCTGCGCTTCCTTTTGGGTCTGTCTCTGGAATCCAATCAAACTCTTTTGAAACATCTCATGAccagcaacaaaacaaaccaaagaaCAAGAACAGAGATCATTAAACACATAAAGGAGAAGATCAGGGCAAGTCCATTCCCAGACAGATGCCTCAATCTCTTTCACTGTCTGAATGAGCTGAACGACCACTCTCTTGTGGAGGAGATTCAGAGCTACCTCTGCTCAGGCAGTCTTAACAAAGCGAAACTTTCACCTGCCCAGTGGGCCTCTCTGGTGTTTGTGTTACTGACATCAGAAGAAGAGATAAGTATGTTTGAACTGAGCAACTACACCAGGACAGAGGAAGGTCTTCGGAGGCTGCTGCCTGTCGTGAAAACAGCCCGAGTAGCAAA TCTAAATGCGTGTAATCTCACTGTGAACTGCTGTGAAATCCTGGCCAATTGCATCAACTCATCCCAGGTCAGAGAGCTGGACCTGGGTAACAACAACCTGACAGACGCAGGAATAAAATTGCTCTCTGGTGGACTGAAGAACAGCAAACTGGAGACACTCAG aCTGAAGAGCTGCAGCCTGACAGAGCTCAGCTCCAATGACCTGGCCTCGCTTATCAGCTCAGCCTCCTCCGAGCTGAAAGTCCTGGACCTCTCCGACAATGACTTTCTGGACACAGGAGTCCAAAAGCTCTCTGGTGGACTAGGGAGCCCTCACTGCAAACTGGATATACTCAT TTTGTCCCTGTGCAGAGTGACAGAGGAAGGCTGCACTTTCCTAGCATCTGCTTTGAACTCATCCCGTCTGAGAGAGCTCGACCTGAGCTACAACCACCCGGGACATTcaggcctgcagctgctgtctgctctgcAGGAAGACCCACAATGCAGCCTGCAGAAACTCAG TGTGGAACAGTGTGGTGAATCCAGGATCCAGCCAGGTCCAAAGAAAT ACACCAGCAAACTCACTCTGGACccaaacacagcacacaggGACCTTTCTCTGTCTGAGGGAAACAGGAAAGCAACGCGCTGGACCGAGCAGTCCTACCCTGATCACCCGGACAGGTTTGATTTCTGGAGACAGGTGttgtgcagggagggactgacTGGGCGCTGCTACTGGGAGACCGAATGGAACGGGAGAGTTTTCATAGGAGTCGCCTACAGAAGGATGTGCAGAAAGGGAGAGGGTCACGACAGCTGGTTGGGCCAAAATGACTCTTCCTGGGGGCTCAACTGCACCAAAGATGGCTACAATATCTGGCACAAAGGCATGAACACCGCTTTGAAGATTGCACCAAACTCCTATAAAGTAGGAGTCTACCTGGACTGGACAGCTGGTAGACTGTCATTCTACAGGGTCTCCTGTGGCACACTGACCCTCCTTTACACCTTCCAAACCACCTTCACCGAGCCTGTGTACCCAGGGTTTTGGCTTGGCTGGGTGGACTCCACAGTGTACTTGTGCTAA
- the LOC126399566 gene encoding NACHT, LRR and PYD domains-containing protein 3-like isoform X1 produces MRKAKMKTVDEECQSPEIVQGADEKNIEDENVADKTNLVAQESVPPFQAAVHHFQPSYSAQSGGSVVAPTIIGCRIGGNVNIIVSGQGSVASSEEIVDTTDCCGTLQPQNDKIAECQVKLKATLKRNFSHLPEGMTTESNRIPLDKIYTELYITKGGSGEVNKEHEVRQIETTSRTHEAQEKSVHCNQLFVPQQGREHPVRTVITRGVAGIGKTVLVNKFTLDWAEEITNTNLEFVFPLSFRELNLMRKRILSLVDLLSALFPETKDSGIFINDKKMLFILDGLDESRLSLDFQKNEIMSDVTQPTTIAVLLTNLIRGRLLPFAHVWITSRPVASSQIPQENINLVTEVRGFNNPQKDEYFRRKISDERLANRMIAHVKSCRSLHIMCHIPVFCWMAASVLERKLQTTDSKDTPKTLTQMYIQFVTLYVENMKKRLPGRRESNAECIRDNLISLGKLAFKELEKGHLIFYESDLILNGIKVTQASMFSGVYTQIFNEERILCEEKMFSFVHLSVQEFFAALYVYLTFHNDNINVLVKKSSASRRFLSRDPSELILYKEAVEKALRCENGHFDIFLRFLLGLSLESNQTLLKHLMTSNKTNQRTRTEIIKHIKEKIRASPFPDRCLNLFHCLNELNDHSLVEEIQSYLCSGSLNKAKLSPAQWASLVFVLLTSEEEISMFELSNYTRTEEGLRRLLPVVKTARVANLNACNLTVNCCEILANCINSSQVRELDLGNNNLTDAGIKLLSGGLKNSKLETLRLKSCSLTELSSNDLASLISSASSELKVLDLSDNDFLDTGVQKLSGGLGSPHCKLDILILSLCRVTEEGCTFLASALNSSRLRELDLSYNHPGHSGLQLLSALQEDPQCSLQKLSVEQCGESRIQPGPKKYTSKLTLDPNTAHRDLSLSEGNRKATRWTEQSYPDHPDRFDFWRQVLCREGLTGRCYWETEWNGRVFIGVAYRRMCRKGEGHDSWLGQNDSSWGLNCTKDGYNIWHKGMNTALKIAPNSYKVGVYLDWTAGRLSFYRVSCGTLTLLYTFQTTFTEPVYPGFWLGWVDSTVYLC; encoded by the exons ATGCGTAAGGCCAAGATGAAGACTGTCGATGAAGAGTGTCAATCACCAGAAATCGTGCAGGGAGCTGATGAGAAAAACATAGAAGATGAGAATGTTGCTGATAAAACAAACTTGGTCGCTCAAG AGTCAGTTCCCCCTTTTCAGGCTGCGGTTCATCATTTCCAACCCAGCTACAGCGCTCAGAGTGGAGGCAGTGTGGTCGCTCCCACCATTATTGGTTGTAGAATTGGTGGTAATGTCAACATCATCGTCTCAGGCCAAG GGTCAGTTGCTTCCTCAGAAGAAATAGTGGACACTACAGACTGCTGTGGCACTCTGCAGCCCCAAA ATGATAAGATTGCGGAATGTCAAGTGAAACTGAAAGCCACTCTGAAAAGGAACTTCAGCCACTTGCCCGAAGGGATGACAACTGAATCAAACAGGATACCTCTCGATAAGATCTACACAGAGCTCTACATCACCAAGGGAGGAAGTGGCGAAGTCAACAAGGAGCATGAGGTGAGACAGATTGAGACGACATCCAGGACACATGAGGCCCAAGAGAAATCAGTCCACTGCAATCAACTCTTCGTTCCACAACAAGGCAGAGAACATCCCGTAAGAACTGTGATCACGAGGGGAGTCGCTGGCATTGGAAAAACCGTATTGGTCAATAAATTCACTCTGGACTGGGCTGAGGAGATAACAAACACAAACCTGGAATTTGtattccctctctcttttcgAGAGTTGAATCTGATGAGAAAGAGAATCTTAAGTCTGGTGGATCTTCTCAGCGCCCTTTTCCCTGAAACAAAAGATTCAGGAATCTTTATTAATGATAAAAAGATGCTCTTCATCCTGGATGGTCTGGACGAGAGCCGCTTGTCTTTGGACTTCCAAAAAAACGAAATAATGTCCGATGTGACGCAGCCCACCACGATTGCGGTGCTTCTGACCAACCTCATCAGGGGAAGACTGCTTCCTTTTGCTCATGTTTGGATAACATCTCGTCCAGTAGCCTCCAGTCAGATCCCTCAAGAGAACATTAATCTGGTGACAGAGGTACGAGGGTTCAACAACCCCCAGAAAGATGAGTACTTCAGGAGGAAAATCAGCGACGAGCGCTTAGCAAACAGGATGATCGCACACGTGAAATCCTGCAGGAGTCTTCACATCATGTGCCACATACCAGTCTTCTGCTGGATGGCAGCAAGTGTTCTTGAGAGGAAGTTACAGACAACGGACAGTAAAGACACACCAAAGACCCTCACGCAGATGTACATACAGTTTGTGACCTTGTACGTGGAGAACATGAAGAAGAGGCTGCCTGGAAGAAGAGAGTCAAACGCCGAGTGCATAAGAGATAACCTCATCTCGTTGGGTAAACTGGCCTTCAAAGAGCTCGAGAAGGGCCACTTGATCTTCTATGAGAGCGACCTCATCCTGAATGGTATAAAAGTCACACAGGCGTCCATGTTCTCAGGAGTCTACACACAGATCTTCAATGAAGAGCGGATACTGTGCGAAGAGAAGATGTTCTCCTTTGTGCATCTAAGCGTCCAGGAATTCTTTGCTGCGTTGTACGTCTACCTCACATTCCACAACGACAACATCAACGTCCTGGTCAAGAAGTCCTCCGCTTCAAGACGTTTCCTGTCAAGAGATCCATCGGAGCTCATCCTCTACAAGGAAGCGGTAGAAAAGGCTTTGCGGTGCGAAAATGGACACTTTGACATCTTTCTGCGCTTCCTTTTGGGTCTGTCTCTGGAATCCAATCAAACTCTTTTGAAACATCTCATGAccagcaacaaaacaaaccaaagaaCAAGAACAGAGATCATTAAACACATAAAGGAGAAGATCAGGGCAAGTCCATTCCCAGACAGATGCCTCAATCTCTTTCACTGTCTGAATGAGCTGAACGACCACTCTCTTGTGGAGGAGATTCAGAGCTACCTCTGCTCAGGCAGTCTTAACAAAGCGAAACTTTCACCTGCCCAGTGGGCCTCTCTGGTGTTTGTGTTACTGACATCAGAAGAAGAGATAAGTATGTTTGAACTGAGCAACTACACCAGGACAGAGGAAGGTCTTCGGAGGCTGCTGCCTGTCGTGAAAACAGCCCGAGTAGCAAA TCTAAATGCGTGTAATCTCACTGTGAACTGCTGTGAAATCCTGGCCAATTGCATCAACTCATCCCAGGTCAGAGAGCTGGACCTGGGTAACAACAACCTGACAGACGCAGGAATAAAATTGCTCTCTGGTGGACTGAAGAACAGCAAACTGGAGACACTCAG aCTGAAGAGCTGCAGCCTGACAGAGCTCAGCTCCAATGACCTGGCCTCGCTTATCAGCTCAGCCTCCTCCGAGCTGAAAGTCCTGGACCTCTCCGACAATGACTTTCTGGACACAGGAGTCCAAAAGCTCTCTGGTGGACTAGGGAGCCCTCACTGCAAACTGGATATACTCAT TTTGTCCCTGTGCAGAGTGACAGAGGAAGGCTGCACTTTCCTAGCATCTGCTTTGAACTCATCCCGTCTGAGAGAGCTCGACCTGAGCTACAACCACCCGGGACATTcaggcctgcagctgctgtctgctctgcAGGAAGACCCACAATGCAGCCTGCAGAAACTCAG TGTGGAACAGTGTGGTGAATCCAGGATCCAGCCAGGTCCAAAGAAAT ACACCAGCAAACTCACTCTGGACccaaacacagcacacaggGACCTTTCTCTGTCTGAGGGAAACAGGAAAGCAACGCGCTGGACCGAGCAGTCCTACCCTGATCACCCGGACAGGTTTGATTTCTGGAGACAGGTGttgtgcagggagggactgacTGGGCGCTGCTACTGGGAGACCGAATGGAACGGGAGAGTTTTCATAGGAGTCGCCTACAGAAGGATGTGCAGAAAGGGAGAGGGTCACGACAGCTGGTTGGGCCAAAATGACTCTTCCTGGGGGCTCAACTGCACCAAAGATGGCTACAATATCTGGCACAAAGGCATGAACACCGCTTTGAAGATTGCACCAAACTCCTATAAAGTAGGAGTCTACCTGGACTGGACAGCTGGTAGACTGTCATTCTACAGGGTCTCCTGTGGCACACTGACCCTCCTTTACACCTTCCAAACCACCTTCACCGAGCCTGTGTACCCAGGGTTTTGGCTTGGCTGGGTGGACTCCACAGTGTACTTGTGCTAA